A genome region from Vogesella indigofera includes the following:
- a CDS encoding DegQ family serine endoprotease yields the protein MNPYTRLVIVAAIAAALGGCGKIEGLFKDEKPVSTVAIPAQANGQVAMLLPDFTLLVEREGPSVVNIQASRADSTPRQSELPIPVPEDDPLYEFFRRFMPPNAQQDPAPAQDSVSFGSGFVFSQDGYILTNAHVVSGSSQIKVMLTDKREMRARLIGLDKRTDVAVLKIDAANLPTVKIGTPDALKVGEWVAAIGAPFGFENTVTAGIVSAKGRSLPDESYVPFIQTDVAINPGNSGGPLFNLKGEVVGINSQIYSRSGGFMGISFAIPIDLAMKVADQLKTSGKVSRGQLGVHIQEVSKELAQSFGLDRPRGALVVRVEPQGPASKAGLLVGDIILRLNGQVVENSRDLPRMVGDQPPGATIKLGVWRKGSERNIDATLIELPGEQLATPQGNNSPALPQSYRFDQLGLTLSELSAEDKEALGVRGGLVIQQAQGVSAQAGLQNGDVIIGLNQMEISNIRSFERALQNAKGNIALLVRRQDSTLYVPLRLN from the coding sequence GTGAATCCGTACACAAGGCTGGTCATCGTGGCCGCCATCGCCGCTGCCCTGGGTGGCTGCGGCAAGATCGAAGGCCTGTTCAAAGACGAAAAGCCGGTTTCCACCGTCGCCATTCCGGCGCAGGCAAACGGCCAGGTCGCCATGCTGCTGCCCGACTTCACCCTGCTGGTGGAGCGCGAAGGCCCGTCCGTGGTCAACATCCAGGCCAGCCGCGCCGACAGCACCCCGCGCCAGAGCGAGCTGCCGATTCCGGTACCGGAAGACGATCCGCTGTACGAATTCTTCCGCCGCTTCATGCCGCCGAACGCACAGCAGGACCCGGCGCCGGCACAGGACAGCGTGTCCTTCGGGTCCGGCTTCGTGTTCAGCCAGGACGGCTACATCCTCACCAATGCCCACGTGGTCAGCGGCAGCAGCCAGATCAAGGTGATGCTCACCGACAAGCGTGAAATGCGTGCGCGCCTGATCGGCCTCGACAAGCGCACCGACGTGGCGGTGCTGAAGATCGACGCGGCCAACCTGCCGACCGTCAAAATCGGCACCCCGGACGCGCTGAAAGTCGGCGAATGGGTGGCCGCCATCGGCGCGCCGTTCGGCTTCGAGAACACCGTCACCGCCGGCATCGTGTCGGCCAAGGGCCGCAGCCTGCCGGACGAGAGCTATGTGCCGTTCATCCAGACCGACGTGGCGATCAACCCCGGCAACTCCGGCGGCCCGCTGTTCAACCTGAAGGGCGAAGTGGTCGGCATCAACTCGCAGATCTACAGCCGCTCCGGCGGTTTCATGGGCATCTCGTTCGCGATCCCGATCGACCTGGCGATGAAGGTGGCCGACCAGCTGAAGACCAGCGGCAAAGTCAGCCGCGGCCAGCTGGGCGTACACATCCAGGAAGTGTCGAAAGAGCTGGCGCAGTCGTTCGGCCTTGACCGTCCGCGCGGCGCGCTGGTGGTGCGTGTCGAGCCGCAAGGCCCGGCCAGCAAGGCCGGCCTGCTGGTGGGCGACATCATCCTGCGCCTCAACGGCCAGGTGGTGGAAAACTCGCGCGACCTACCGCGCATGGTCGGCGACCAGCCACCGGGCGCCACCATCAAGCTGGGCGTGTGGCGCAAGGGCAGCGAGCGTAATATCGACGCCACCCTGATTGAGCTGCCGGGCGAACAGCTGGCCACGCCGCAGGGCAACAACAGCCCGGCGCTGCCACAGAGCTACCGCTTCGACCAGCTGGGGCTGACCCTGTCCGAGCTGAGCGCGGAAGACAAGGAAGCACTGGGCGTGCGCGGCGGGCTGGTGATCCAGCAGGCGCAGGGTGTATCGGCGCAGGCTGGCCTGCAGAACGGCGACGTGATCATCGGTCTGAACCAGATGGAGATCAGCAACATCCGCAGCTTCGAGCGCGCACTGCAAAACGCCAAGGGCAATATCGCGCTGCTGGTACGGCGCCAGGACAGCACGCTGTACGTGCCGCTGCGCCTGAACTGA
- the nth gene encoding endonuclease III, translating to MNKAIRAEIFARLQAQNPHPTTELEYATPFQLLIAVLLSAQATDVGVNKATRLLFPVAPTPDKMLALGVEGLEEYIKTIGLYRTKAKNTIATCRILLEQHGGEVPQQREALEALPGVGRKTANVVLNTAFGQPTIAVDTHIFRVANRTRLAPGKDVREVEDKLVRLIPTEYRLDAHHWLILHGRYVCKARKPECWRCIIADLCEYPAKPL from the coding sequence ATGAACAAAGCCATCCGCGCCGAGATCTTTGCCCGCCTGCAGGCGCAGAACCCGCACCCCACCACCGAGCTGGAGTACGCGACGCCGTTCCAGCTACTGATCGCCGTGCTGCTATCGGCACAGGCCACCGACGTCGGCGTCAACAAGGCCACCCGACTGCTGTTCCCGGTGGCGCCGACACCGGACAAGATGCTGGCACTGGGCGTGGAAGGGCTGGAGGAATACATCAAGACCATCGGCCTGTACCGCACCAAGGCGAAGAACACCATCGCCACCTGCCGCATCCTGCTGGAGCAGCACGGCGGCGAGGTGCCACAGCAGCGCGAGGCGCTGGAGGCGCTGCCCGGGGTTGGCCGCAAGACCGCCAACGTGGTGCTCAACACCGCCTTCGGCCAGCCGACCATCGCCGTCGATACCCACATCTTCCGCGTCGCCAACCGCACCCGCCTCGCCCCCGGCAAGGACGTGCGCGAGGTGGAGGACAAGCTGGTGCGGCTGATCCCGACCGAATACCGGCTCGACGCCCACCACTGGCTGATCCTGCACGGCCGCTACGTGTGCAAGGCGCGCAAGCCGGAGTGCTGGCGCTGCATCATCGCGGATCTCTGCGAATATCCGGCAAAACCGCTATGA
- a CDS encoding electron transport complex subunit E: MTTPASASRWRDICHNALWKQNPGLVQLLGLCPVLAISNTAVNALALGLATTLVTTLSGSAVAAARQWIPNDIRNPVFIIIIATLVTCVDLAMNAWLHGLYLVLGIFIPLITTNCIVLARAEAFASRHSVRAAALDGLMMGLGLTLVLLLLGGLREALGKGTLFDGAHLLLGDAGHALVLHLVPAEANYQFLLAMLPPGGFIGLALLIAAKNWLDERARRRAAQRASLSASPISSVASTE; the protein is encoded by the coding sequence ATGACCACACCCGCAAGCGCCAGCCGCTGGCGCGACATCTGCCACAACGCCCTGTGGAAACAGAACCCCGGCCTGGTGCAGCTGCTGGGGCTGTGCCCGGTGCTGGCGATCAGCAACACCGCCGTCAACGCGCTGGCGCTGGGGCTGGCCACCACGCTGGTGACCACCCTTTCCGGCAGCGCGGTGGCGGCCGCGCGGCAGTGGATCCCCAACGACATCCGCAATCCGGTGTTCATCATCATCATCGCCACGTTGGTGACCTGCGTCGACCTGGCGATGAACGCCTGGTTGCACGGCCTGTACCTGGTACTCGGCATTTTCATTCCGCTGATCACCACCAACTGCATCGTGCTGGCGCGGGCCGAGGCGTTTGCCTCGCGCCACAGTGTGCGCGCGGCGGCGCTGGACGGTCTGATGATGGGACTGGGGCTGACACTGGTGCTGCTGCTGCTCGGCGGCCTGCGCGAGGCACTGGGCAAGGGCACGCTGTTTGACGGCGCCCACCTGCTGCTGGGCGATGCAGGCCACGCGCTGGTGCTGCACCTGGTGCCGGCCGAGGCCAACTACCAGTTCCTGCTGGCGATGCTGCCACCGGGCGGCTTCATCGGCCTTGCGCTGCTGATCGCCGCCAAGAACTGGCTGGACGAGCGCGCCCGCCGCCGCGCCGCCCAGCGCGCCAGCCTGAGCGCATCCCCGATTTCAAGCGTAGCGAGTACCGAATGA
- a CDS encoding RnfABCDGE type electron transport complex subunit G, with product MRRPWQQAQRSALILAGFAAAATLLLGGTWLATHRIVAANELAAQSALLAQTLPAASFDNVLPASRQPLPPAIQQAFGSREALAFYTARRQGRVSGLVFENVAPDGYSGRIRLLIGLLPDGSVYAVRVVKHQETPGLGDYIEIARSEWARQFDGKGAANLPTWRLRKDGGDFDYVSGATVSARAVTAAVGRTVAAFHHYRAALLPRDTP from the coding sequence ATGCGCCGCCCGTGGCAACAGGCGCAACGCAGCGCGCTGATCCTGGCCGGCTTCGCCGCTGCCGCCACGCTGCTGCTGGGCGGCACCTGGCTGGCCACCCACCGTATCGTTGCTGCCAACGAGCTCGCGGCGCAGAGCGCGCTGCTGGCACAGACGCTGCCCGCGGCCAGCTTCGACAACGTGCTGCCCGCCAGCCGCCAGCCGCTGCCACCGGCCATCCAGCAGGCGTTCGGCAGCCGCGAGGCGCTGGCGTTCTACACCGCGCGCCGCCAGGGTCGCGTCAGCGGCCTGGTGTTTGAAAACGTGGCGCCTGACGGCTACAGCGGCCGCATCCGCCTGCTGATCGGCCTGCTGCCGGATGGCAGCGTGTACGCGGTACGGGTGGTCAAGCACCAGGAAACCCCCGGTCTTGGCGATTACATCGAAATCGCGCGCAGCGAATGGGCGCGCCAGTTCGACGGCAAGGGTGCGGCCAACCTGCCGACGTGGCGGCTGCGCAAGGACGGCGGCGACTTCGACTACGTCAGCGGCGCCACCGTTTCCGCCCGCGCCGTCACCGCCGCAGTTGGCCGCACTGTGGCCGCCTTCCACCACTACCGCGCCGCCTTGCTGCCCCGGGATACACCATGA
- a CDS encoding RnfABCDGE type electron transport complex subunit D produces MTAIHSTHIAKPATVSTVMLKVLAALLPGIALSVYCNGIGILLQLLLASLTALGAEAAMLRLRGVAVLPALKDLSAIVTAWLLALSLPPLGGWWMIVVATLFAIIVAKQLYGGLGNNPFNPAMAGFALMVVSFPAQMAQWGSPQLPLDAVAQWQWIFLHTLPAGGVPDAISSATPLDVLKTGLRQGQALAGLLPSSSAQGLIALGWLAGGLWLWQQKLIPWQTPLAMLAGLLALALPLWLWQPAQYASPLLHLLQGGTLLAAAFIVTDPVSGSSTPKGRLIFGFGVGLLTYVIRVFGNFPDGIAFAVLLMNMTVPLLDQYTRPAVFGHRRERS; encoded by the coding sequence ATGACCGCCATCCACTCGACCCATATCGCCAAACCGGCCACCGTGTCCACGGTGATGCTGAAAGTCCTCGCCGCGCTGCTACCCGGCATCGCCTTGTCCGTCTACTGCAACGGTATCGGCATACTGCTGCAGCTGCTGCTGGCCAGCCTCACCGCGCTGGGTGCCGAAGCCGCCATGCTGCGCCTGCGCGGCGTGGCGGTGCTGCCGGCGCTGAAGGACCTGTCCGCCATCGTCACCGCCTGGCTGCTGGCGCTGTCGCTACCGCCGCTGGGCGGCTGGTGGATGATCGTGGTCGCCACCCTGTTCGCCATCATCGTCGCCAAGCAGCTGTACGGTGGCCTCGGCAACAATCCGTTCAACCCGGCGATGGCCGGCTTTGCGCTGATGGTGGTGTCGTTCCCGGCGCAGATGGCGCAGTGGGGCAGCCCGCAGCTGCCGCTGGACGCCGTCGCACAGTGGCAGTGGATCTTCCTGCACACGCTGCCCGCCGGCGGCGTACCGGACGCGATCAGCAGCGCCACGCCGCTGGACGTGCTCAAGACCGGGCTGCGCCAGGGCCAGGCGCTGGCCGGGCTGTTGCCCTCGTCGTCGGCGCAGGGGCTGATCGCGCTGGGCTGGCTGGCCGGCGGCCTGTGGCTATGGCAGCAGAAGCTGATCCCGTGGCAAACGCCACTGGCGATGCTGGCCGGGCTGCTGGCACTGGCGCTGCCACTGTGGCTGTGGCAGCCGGCACAGTACGCGTCGCCGCTGCTGCACCTGCTGCAAGGCGGCACCCTGCTGGCGGCGGCCTTCATCGTCACCGATCCGGTGTCCGGCTCCAGCACGCCCAAGGGGCGACTGATTTTCGGCTTTGGCGTCGGGCTGCTGACCTACGTCATCCGCGTATTCGGCAACTTCCCGGACGGCATCGCCTTCGCCGTGCTGCTGATGAACATGACGGTGCCGCTGCTTGACCAGTACACGCGTCCCGCCGTGTTCGGCCACCGCCGGGAGCGTTCCTGA
- the rsxC gene encoding electron transport complex subunit RsxC, translating to MMPLFDFPGGIHPPEHKAHSSAVPIRLAPLPPQLHVALRQSMGNAARPCVAVGDRVAKGQLIASADGRLSAAVHAPTSGVISAIAPQPFAHPSGLPELAITLDSDGEERWIDRQPLHDWPQRSGAEIRDFLAQMGIVGLGGAVFPSHLKLGVSPLETLVINGAECEPYISCDDRLMRERADAICDGIAVTRHALQARQVLIGIEDNKPQAIAAMQAAAAAHGFSVVAVPTKYPSGGAKQLIRILTGKAIPHGVRSTEHGVQCFNVATVYAIGRAVLHGEPLISRIVTLTGAVDAAANVEALIGTPLDRLLALAQPHRDRKEVVMGGPLMGFTLPDLAAGLTKAGNCLLVKSPALFPPRPPAQACIRCGDCASACPVSLQPMDLFWFAKSKNFDKAQQWQLFDCIECGACSYVCPSQIPLVDYYRFAKSEIWAAERDKNAANLARQRHEFRQMRLQRDKAEKAQRLADKAAQAAARQTASHSAAANVATNVAPGADPKQAAIAAAMARAAAQREAAPLPEQHSNGLNDAKQAAIAAAMARAAARKTAADEAKAASGQPPAPPPASSGLDDAKQASIEAAMARAAPRKAAADEAKAASGQPPAPPPSSSGLDDAKQAAIEAAMARAAARKAAADQARANQQPDS from the coding sequence ATGATGCCGCTGTTCGATTTTCCCGGTGGCATCCATCCGCCGGAACACAAGGCGCACTCCAGCGCCGTGCCGATCCGCCTGGCACCACTGCCGCCGCAGCTGCACGTTGCGCTGCGCCAGAGCATGGGCAATGCCGCGCGCCCCTGCGTCGCCGTCGGCGACCGTGTCGCCAAGGGCCAGCTGATCGCCAGTGCCGACGGCCGTCTGTCGGCGGCGGTGCACGCACCGACTTCCGGCGTGATCAGCGCCATCGCGCCGCAGCCGTTTGCCCACCCGTCCGGCCTGCCGGAGCTGGCCATCACCCTCGACAGCGATGGCGAGGAGCGCTGGATTGATCGCCAGCCGCTGCACGACTGGCCGCAGCGCAGCGGCGCCGAAATCCGCGACTTCCTGGCGCAAATGGGCATCGTCGGTCTCGGCGGCGCGGTGTTTCCCAGTCACCTGAAGCTCGGCGTCAGCCCGCTGGAAACGCTGGTCATCAACGGCGCCGAGTGCGAACCCTACATCAGCTGCGACGACCGCCTGATGCGCGAGCGCGCCGACGCCATCTGCGACGGCATCGCCGTCACCCGCCACGCGCTGCAGGCGCGTCAGGTGCTGATCGGCATCGAGGACAACAAGCCACAGGCCATCGCCGCGATGCAGGCCGCCGCCGCCGCGCACGGTTTCAGCGTGGTGGCGGTGCCGACCAAATACCCCAGCGGCGGCGCCAAGCAGCTGATCCGTATCCTGACCGGCAAGGCCATTCCGCACGGCGTGCGTTCCACCGAGCACGGCGTGCAGTGCTTCAACGTCGCCACCGTCTACGCCATCGGCCGCGCGGTACTGCACGGCGAGCCGCTGATCAGCCGCATCGTCACCCTCACCGGCGCGGTCGACGCTGCGGCCAACGTCGAGGCGCTAATCGGCACGCCGCTCGATCGCCTGCTGGCGCTGGCGCAACCACATCGCGACCGCAAGGAGGTGGTGATGGGCGGCCCGCTGATGGGCTTTACTCTGCCCGACCTTGCCGCCGGGCTGACCAAGGCCGGCAACTGCCTGCTCGTCAAGTCACCGGCTCTGTTCCCGCCGCGGCCGCCGGCGCAGGCCTGCATCCGCTGCGGCGACTGTGCCAGCGCCTGCCCGGTGTCGCTGCAGCCGATGGACCTGTTCTGGTTCGCCAAGTCGAAGAACTTCGACAAGGCGCAACAGTGGCAGCTGTTCGACTGCATCGAATGCGGCGCCTGCAGCTACGTCTGCCCCAGCCAGATTCCGCTGGTCGACTACTACCGTTTCGCCAAGAGCGAGATCTGGGCCGCCGAGCGCGACAAGAACGCCGCCAATCTGGCGCGGCAGCGCCACGAATTCCGCCAGATGCGGTTGCAACGCGACAAGGCGGAAAAGGCGCAGCGCCTCGCCGACAAGGCGGCCCAGGCCGCCGCACGTCAGACCGCCAGCCATAGCGCTGCGGCCAATGTTGCGACCAACGTTGCACCCGGCGCCGACCCGAAACAGGCCGCCATCGCCGCCGCCATGGCACGGGCTGCCGCGCAGCGCGAAGCGGCGCCACTGCCGGAGCAGCACAGCAACGGCCTGAATGACGCCAAGCAGGCGGCGATTGCCGCGGCAATGGCGCGTGCCGCCGCACGCAAGACTGCCGCCGACGAAGCCAAGGCCGCCAGCGGCCAGCCACCCGCCCCGCCACCGGCCAGCAGCGGACTCGACGACGCCAAGCAGGCGTCCATCGAAGCCGCGATGGCACGTGCCGCCCCGCGCAAGGCTGCCGCCGACGAGGCCAAGGCCGCCAGCGGTCAGCCACCCGCCCCGCCACCAAGCAGCAGCGGACTCGACGACGCCAAGCAGGCGGCCATCGAAGCCGCGATGGCCCGCGCCGCCGCGCGCAAGGCCGCCGCCGACCAAGCCAGGGCCAACCAGCAACCCGACTCATGA
- the rsxB gene encoding electron transport complex subunit RsxB, which translates to MSQLLIAVALMLLLALLLGAILGYASVRFRVKADPLVDKIDAILPQTQCGQCSHPGCRPYAEALAAGSDDINKCPPGGEDGIRKLAELLGVEFKPFGAGAPQPKAKAVALIDEATCIGCTLCIQACPVDAILGAAKQMHTVIASECTGCELCLAPCPVDCIRMIPPGSELTNWKWRYPTIPIRNVSSGATR; encoded by the coding sequence ATGAGCCAACTGCTGATCGCGGTGGCGCTGATGCTGCTGCTGGCGCTGCTGCTGGGCGCCATTCTTGGCTATGCCTCGGTGCGCTTCCGCGTCAAGGCCGACCCGCTGGTGGACAAGATCGACGCCATCCTGCCGCAGACGCAGTGCGGCCAGTGCAGCCATCCCGGCTGTCGCCCCTACGCCGAGGCGCTGGCCGCCGGCAGCGACGACATCAACAAGTGCCCGCCCGGTGGCGAGGACGGCATCCGCAAGCTGGCCGAGCTGCTCGGCGTCGAGTTCAAGCCGTTTGGCGCGGGCGCACCGCAGCCGAAAGCGAAGGCGGTAGCGCTGATCGACGAGGCCACCTGTATCGGTTGCACCCTGTGCATCCAGGCTTGTCCGGTGGACGCCATTCTCGGCGCCGCCAAGCAGATGCACACCGTGATCGCCAGCGAGTGCACCGGCTGCGAGCTGTGCCTGGCGCCCTGCCCGGTCGACTGCATCCGCATGATTCCGCCGGGCAGCGAGCTGACCAACTGGAAGTGGCGCTACCCCACCATCCCGATCAGGAATGTCAGCAGCGGGGCCACGCGATGA
- the rsxA gene encoding electron transport complex subunit RsxA, with protein sequence MDLQHYFLLLVSTVLVNNVVLVRMLGLCPFMGVSRKLEAAIGMGAATAFVLTLASGSSHLINLLLVAAGLEYLRTLSFIVVIAAIVQFTEMVIHKTSPVLYQSLGIYLPLITTNCAVLGVPLLNVQAQHSFAEALVFGLGSALGFSLILILFGAMRERLEGADVPLPFRGTAIALVTAGLMSLAFMGFGGLVP encoded by the coding sequence ATGGATTTGCAACACTACTTTTTGCTGCTGGTCAGCACCGTACTCGTCAACAACGTGGTACTGGTGCGCATGCTCGGGCTGTGCCCGTTCATGGGGGTATCCAGAAAGCTGGAAGCCGCCATCGGCATGGGTGCCGCCACCGCCTTCGTGCTGACGCTGGCCTCCGGCAGCAGTCACCTGATCAACCTGCTGCTGGTCGCGGCTGGCCTTGAATACCTGCGCACCCTGTCCTTCATCGTGGTGATCGCCGCCATCGTGCAGTTCACCGAAATGGTGATCCACAAGACCAGCCCGGTGCTGTACCAGTCGCTGGGCATCTACCTGCCGCTGATCACCACCAACTGTGCGGTGCTGGGCGTGCCGCTGCTCAATGTGCAGGCACAGCACAGCTTTGCCGAGGCGCTGGTATTCGGCCTCGGCTCCGCGCTCGGCTTCTCGCTGATCCTGATCCTGTTCGGCGCCATGCGCGAACGGCTGGAAGGTGCCGACGTGCCGCTGCCGTTTCGCGGCACCGCGATCGCGCTGGTCACCGCCGGGCTGATGAGCCTGGCCTTCATGGGTTTCGGGGGGCTGGTGCCATGA
- a CDS encoding methyl-accepting chemotaxis protein: MKRAISIGTRLVWAQVALMSLLVVALMVPAYLFSQKLLFERTQAVQQQLIHQSANMAAGFDDALKISAQQFERMFIASFSGAFAVTPEEKVDTGGQLLPSLKVGGVLLNNNHDLAGEFAVRSGNPASVLVKEGDDFYRVSTSLLTADGRRAVGSKLERSSPVYERLSRGMPFQGKVVMFDKEYVVSYSPLKNENDQVIGATSVALSASEGVGGLLARLSKVKLGQSGHIVIIGADKNSSEFGHFVLHPKLTGRTIDKDVDAGGQPYLTEMLSQTSGSRTVRKLDDNGKPAEHMLTWQRFDAWGWVIVSDELTAELQHDNNILLQGLIGGCLLLVVLLSLSLWLLTGRLVARPVRLLVKAVGEVRDSSDLTRRLDIPRRDEIGEVAGALNNLLESFRQSLNRTRAHAEELEVAAHELAGKAETAAVAAGEQRDSAGVMDSHARQLNDGVHRIEHVAGEASRAARASSDAASQGSQSLVAAVDEVNRIANTLGAAEGSLHSLEGSASQITSIIAVIRDIADQTNLLALNAAIEAARAGEFGRGFAVVADEVRKLAERTSQSTQEIGGMIGAMQQATLAAVDAMRQSVTLAANGAAITGEARHAIDSILDASRETMAVVSRIHEQLGEQRQSVEEIAAQVATVASQAQVGSDAAQRSSETAQHMTGLADALRDEVSVFRT; the protein is encoded by the coding sequence ATGAAGCGTGCGATCAGCATCGGCACCCGTCTGGTCTGGGCCCAGGTGGCCCTGATGTCACTGTTGGTGGTCGCCCTGATGGTGCCGGCCTATCTGTTTTCGCAAAAGCTGCTGTTCGAGCGCACCCAGGCGGTGCAGCAGCAGCTGATCCACCAGTCGGCCAATATGGCGGCCGGCTTCGACGACGCGCTGAAAATCTCCGCCCAGCAGTTCGAGCGCATGTTCATCGCTAGCTTCAGCGGCGCCTTTGCCGTGACTCCCGAGGAAAAGGTCGATACCGGCGGCCAGCTGCTGCCGTCGCTGAAGGTGGGCGGGGTGCTGCTCAACAACAATCACGACCTCGCCGGCGAGTTTGCGGTGCGCAGCGGCAACCCGGCCTCGGTACTGGTCAAGGAGGGCGACGACTTCTACCGGGTGTCGACCTCGCTGCTGACCGCCGACGGCCGTCGCGCGGTCGGCAGCAAGCTGGAGCGCAGCAGCCCGGTGTACGAGCGGCTGAGCCGCGGCATGCCGTTCCAGGGCAAGGTGGTGATGTTCGACAAGGAATACGTGGTCAGCTACAGCCCGTTGAAGAACGAGAACGACCAGGTGATCGGCGCCACCTCGGTGGCGCTCAGCGCAAGCGAAGGCGTCGGCGGTCTGCTGGCTCGGCTGTCCAAGGTCAAGCTGGGCCAATCCGGCCATATCGTCATCATCGGCGCCGACAAGAACAGCAGCGAATTCGGCCACTTCGTGCTGCACCCGAAACTGACCGGCCGCACCATCGACAAGGATGTCGATGCCGGCGGCCAACCTTATCTGACCGAGATGCTGAGCCAGACCAGCGGCAGCCGCACCGTGCGCAAGCTGGACGACAACGGCAAACCGGCCGAGCACATGCTGACCTGGCAGCGCTTTGACGCCTGGGGCTGGGTGATCGTCAGCGACGAGCTGACCGCCGAGCTGCAACACGACAACAACATCCTGCTGCAGGGCCTGATCGGTGGCTGCCTGTTGCTGGTGGTGTTGCTGTCGCTGTCGCTGTGGCTGCTCACCGGCCGGCTGGTGGCCCGCCCGGTGCGGCTGCTGGTCAAGGCCGTCGGCGAGGTACGTGACAGCAGTGACCTGACCCGCCGTCTCGACATCCCGCGCCGCGACGAAATCGGCGAGGTAGCCGGCGCGCTCAACAACCTGCTGGAGAGCTTCCGTCAGTCGCTGAACCGCACCCGCGCCCACGCCGAGGAACTGGAAGTCGCCGCGCACGAGCTGGCCGGCAAGGCGGAAACCGCCGCCGTGGCCGCCGGCGAACAGCGCGACAGCGCCGGGGTGATGGACAGCCATGCTCGTCAGCTGAATGACGGCGTACACCGTATCGAACACGTTGCCGGCGAGGCCAGCCGCGCCGCACGCGCCTCCAGCGACGCCGCCAGCCAGGGTAGCCAGAGCCTGGTGGCGGCGGTGGACGAGGTCAACCGCATCGCCAACACCCTCGGCGCCGCCGAAGGCAGCCTGCACAGCCTGGAAGGCAGCGCCAGCCAGATCACCAGCATCATCGCGGTGATCCGTGACATCGCCGACCAGACCAATCTGCTGGCGCTGAATGCGGCGATCGAGGCTGCTCGCGCCGGCGAATTCGGCCGCGGCTTTGCCGTGGTCGCCGACGAGGTGCGCAAGCTGGCGGAGCGCACCAGCCAGTCGACACAGGAAATCGGCGGCATGATCGGCGCCATGCAGCAGGCGACGCTGGCGGCGGTGGACGCGATGCGGCAGTCGGTGACGCTGGCTGCCAACGGCGCGGCGATCACCGGCGAGGCCCGCCACGCCATCGACAGCATTCTCGATGCCTCGCGCGAAACGATGGCGGTGGTGTCGCGCATCCACGAGCAGCTTGGCGAGCAGCGGCAGAGCGTGGAGGAGATCGCGGCGCAGGTGGCGACGGTGGCGTCGCAGGCGCAGGTCGGCAGCGACGCGGCACAGCGTTCGTCCGAGACGGCGCAGCACATGACCGGCCTTGCCGATGCACTGCGCGACGAGGTCAGCGTGTTCCGTACCTGA